The proteins below are encoded in one region of Epinephelus lanceolatus isolate andai-2023 chromosome 7, ASM4190304v1, whole genome shotgun sequence:
- the LOC117250799 gene encoding uncharacterized protein LOC117250799 yields MEEEEEDPFEGTSSMAESRGEDVTYDPASSVSLSLSTDMSGVVSNAPHKTKKYIVHESCIMELFELCPICKCVCEVRTRTIGTFLTVDQLCPHCQFTRHWKSQPVLGSTPAGNIELSAAVYISGASFFKLEKIFKAMQLQVFQYDTFRRHARMFIEPAIVHQWTSSQNDILQRLSTEGKAIVGGDMRADSPGHSAKFGSYTMMDLKTNRVTDIQLVQSNEVGGSYHMGKEGLQRSLTLLNERGVTLDCIVTDRHPQIQKFLRESNITQFFDVWHIEKGISKQLDKYAKMKDCERLRKWMRSIKNHIYWTAASSTTGPERVAKWNSILNHVQNIHTHEDPIFPNCQHELRKTRDKKKWLKAGTPEFFKLEKVMSNKRILKAVEKISPHHQTSSVEAFHSVILRFAPKNVVFPFLGMLCRLYLAVLYYNENADRPQAKTSAGEPVFKVHFPKAKKGECVAKPVKTEPTFHYVQDLMDLIFEKVFVDPAPYMEEVMKIPIPRDLRAEYVRPDKEEVIASYVSRFNQEGAA; encoded by the exons atggaggaggaagaggaggatccATTTGAGGGCACATCTTCAATGGCAGAGTCACGAGGGGAGGATGTCACCTATGATCCTGCAAGCTCTGTCTCACTGTCACTTTCAACAGACATGTC TGGTGTAGTATCAAACGCCCCGCACAAGACCAAGAAGTATATTGTGCATGAGTCCTGCATTATGGAGCTGTTTGAGTTGTGCCCTatttgcaagtgtgtgtgtgaggttcgGACCAGGACGATTGGGACATTCCTAACCGTGGACCAACTGTGTCCACATTGTCAGTTCACCCGGCATTGGAAGAGTCAGCCTGTTCTAGGGAGTACTCCAGCTGGGAACATCGAACTTTCTGCAGCGGTGTACATCAGTGGAGCATCTTTCTTCAAACTTGAAAAG ATCTTCAAAGCTATGCAACTGCAGGTGTTCCAATATGACACCTTTCGTCGACATGCCCGTATGTTCATTGAGCCAGCGATTGTACACCAGTGGACCTCTTCACAGAATGACATCCTACAACGTCTCAGCACGGAGGGCAAGGCCATTGTTGGCGGTGACATGAGGGCTGACTCTCCAG GGCACTCCGCAAAGTTTGGAAGCTACACCATGATGGACCTCAAAACCAACAGAGTTACTGATATTCAATTGGTTCAG AGCAACGAGGTTGGTGGAAGCTACCACATGGGAAAAGAGGGGCTGCAGAGGAGCCTGACCTTGTTAAATGAACGGGGTGTGACTCTGGACTGTATTGTTACTGACCGTCATCCACAAATCCAGAAATTCCTGAGGGAAAGCAACATCACCCAATTCTTTGACGTTTGGCATATTGAGAAAG GAATTTCAAAGCAACTAGACAAGTACGCCAAGATGAAAGACTGTGAGAGGTTACGGAAGTGGATGCGTTCAATCAAAAATCACATCTACTGGACTGCAGCATCATCCACGACTGGACCTGAGAGGGTGGCAAAATGGAACTCCATCCTGAACCATGTGCAGAATATCCACACACATGAGGACCCCATTTTCCCTAACTGCCAACATGAACTGCGCAAAACCAGGGACAAAAAgaaatggctgaaagcag GAACACCAGAATTCTTCAAATTGGAGAAGGTCATGTCGAACAAGCGAATCCTGAAAGCTGTGGAAAAAATCAGTCCCCACCACCAAACATCATCTGTGGAGGCTTTCCACAGTGTCATCCTTCGTTTTGCACCCAAGAACGTGGTTTTTCCTTTTCTTGGAATGCTGTGCAG ACTCTACTTGGCTGTACTCTACTACAATGAGAATGCTGACCGACCACAAGCCAAAACTTCTGCTGGAGAACCAGTCTTCAAGGTGCACTTCCCAAAGGCCAAGAAGGGAGAGTGTGTGGCTAAACCAGTTAAGACTGAGCCAACTTTTC ACTATGTTCAGGACTTGATGGACTTGATCTTCGAAAAAGTCTTTGTGGACCCGGCGCCTTACATGGAGGAGGTAATGAAGATTCCCATCCCAAGAGACTTGCGAGCAGAGTATGTGCGACCAGACAAGGAGGAGGTCATCGCAAGCTATGTCTCTCGCTTCAATCAAGAGGGGGCAGCTTGA